One Streptomyces sp. NBC_00223 genomic window carries:
- a CDS encoding sugar phosphate isomerase/epimerase family protein: MAIRTSVFSDDFVTDFTAAARGAAELGLDGLAVRNVRGRNIKDLEPDDVRRVRRIADDHGLCVSALGSPYGRGFFLDDDGSRQEAERLLDRMLGYADLLGTRLIRIFAPWLRGHDDYAMWSDRPDFTDCLDRLAEQLAPSVRAAERAGAVLMVETEGASHIGQACETALLLERLDSPALALCWDVANAWRSGETPLDGLTAALRLPVVDVHIKDLHADPADPAKAGTRRAVAGEGDVPYRTILPALIDHGYDGFLTVERNYHPRRPEDDPGLTSDVQSDIRNLRAIVDDIYRR, encoded by the coding sequence ATGGCGATCAGGACGAGCGTCTTCAGCGACGACTTCGTCACCGACTTCACCGCAGCCGCGCGTGGCGCCGCCGAACTGGGCCTGGACGGCCTGGCCGTGCGCAATGTGCGGGGGCGCAACATCAAGGACCTGGAGCCCGACGACGTACGGCGGGTCAGGCGTATCGCCGACGACCACGGCCTGTGCGTCTCGGCCCTCGGTTCGCCCTACGGCCGGGGATTCTTCCTCGACGACGACGGGAGCCGCCAGGAGGCCGAACGGCTGCTTGACCGGATGCTCGGTTACGCGGACCTCCTCGGCACGCGGCTGATCCGGATCTTCGCGCCCTGGCTGCGCGGTCACGACGACTACGCCATGTGGTCCGACCGGCCGGACTTCACCGACTGCCTGGACCGACTGGCGGAACAGCTCGCCCCCTCGGTCCGCGCCGCCGAACGGGCGGGAGCGGTGCTGATGGTGGAGACCGAGGGCGCCAGCCACATCGGGCAGGCATGCGAGACCGCCCTGCTCCTGGAGCGGTTGGACTCACCGGCGCTCGCCCTGTGCTGGGACGTCGCCAACGCCTGGCGCTCGGGCGAAACGCCCCTGGACGGCCTGACCGCGGCCCTGCGGCTGCCGGTCGTGGACGTCCACATCAAGGATCTGCACGCCGACCCGGCCGACCCCGCGAAAGCGGGCACCCGGCGGGCCGTCGCCGGAGAGGGCGACGTGCCCTACCGGACCATCCTCCCCGCGCTGATCGACCACGGCTACGACGGCTTCCTCACCGTGGAGCGCAACTACCACCCCCGCAGGCCCGAGGACGATCCCGGGCTCACCAGCGACGTGCAGTCCGACATCAGGAATCTGCGAGCCATCGTGGACGACATCT
- a CDS encoding GntR family transcriptional regulator, whose amino-acid sequence MTGPKAELGWATTAPPRGTLATFVVDNLREAIARGDLAPGQELPETDLAQQLGVSRGPVREALAVLAREGLVTLRRHRSAQVVQLSPDDAEEVFTLRLSLERLAVERAALRAGPEHIAAIDRALARFSQLTASSTPQEAANLDLEFHDAIYEASGHVRLQRAWEDLRPQVYMFLLSRNLGSHDFAAIATSLHTELRDVVAAGDPEAAVQAVERHLAGAYRRLRERLG is encoded by the coding sequence ATGACTGGACCCAAAGCCGAGCTCGGGTGGGCGACGACGGCTCCCCCGCGCGGCACCCTGGCCACCTTCGTCGTCGACAATCTGCGGGAGGCCATCGCCCGCGGCGACCTCGCCCCGGGCCAGGAGCTGCCGGAAACGGACCTCGCCCAGCAGTTGGGCGTCAGCAGGGGCCCGGTCCGTGAGGCACTGGCCGTGCTGGCCCGCGAAGGTCTGGTGACCCTGCGCCGCCACCGCAGCGCCCAGGTCGTCCAGCTGTCGCCGGACGACGCCGAGGAGGTGTTCACCCTGCGGCTGTCCCTGGAACGCCTCGCGGTGGAACGCGCCGCTCTGCGGGCCGGTCCGGAGCACATCGCGGCCATCGACCGGGCGCTGGCCCGCTTCTCCCAGCTGACCGCGTCCTCGACCCCGCAGGAGGCGGCCAACCTCGACCTGGAGTTCCACGACGCGATCTACGAGGCGTCCGGCCATGTCCGGCTCCAGCGGGCCTGGGAGGATCTGCGCCCGCAGGTCTACATGTTCCTGCTCTCCCGCAACCTCGGCAGCCACGACTTCGCGGCCATCGCGACGTCCCTGCACACGGAGCTGCGCGATGTCGTCGCCGCGGGCGATCCCGAGGCGGCGGTACAGGCGGTGGAGAGGCACCTGGCCGGCGCGTACCGCCGGCTCCGCGAGCGCCTGGGCTGA
- a CDS encoding RICIN domain-containing protein, translating into MQHPEKRTEGTVRRRAARRGLIALVAGALCAAFLMVAGGSASAAPPDSNRLATWNMQRSSGRWTYALDLSDRASVVALQEASITPPAGAVSLGRIGANIRAYRIPATRTRGVRYLYILHQGANPARGVNPAMITSFRPDRVEEIPGVYRSALGVTRSADDTLFASIHASARGGTDAASLVRRVRARANLRGLANWVVLGDFNRAPRTLPVGGATGIPANAHIYESGGPTQLSGGRLDYAVSNVYTENWQAARGNPHGSDHWPITFSALRAGAGPARFTFGDNGGNGSVVDVYQARRTNGTHLILYHPDGGTNQQWTLRATGFRNEFDRIVSVASGKCVDVDNGAASKQGSQMNIWTCHRNGTGNDTQNFALENPLPLFPNLTTIADEATSYLLNVAGNSSADGTPVIQYAQQYGPLPFPADNEAFYLHPVS; encoded by the coding sequence ATGCAGCATCCGGAGAAAAGAACAGAGGGAACCGTACGGCGTCGTGCCGCCCGACGGGGACTGATCGCGCTGGTGGCCGGCGCCCTGTGCGCCGCCTTCCTGATGGTGGCCGGCGGCAGCGCGTCCGCTGCCCCGCCGGACTCGAACCGCCTGGCGACCTGGAACATGCAGCGGTCGTCCGGCCGTTGGACGTACGCGCTGGACCTGTCCGACCGCGCGAGCGTCGTGGCCCTCCAGGAGGCGTCGATCACGCCGCCGGCCGGGGCCGTGTCGCTGGGCCGTATCGGCGCCAACATCCGCGCCTACCGCATCCCCGCCACCCGCACCCGGGGCGTGCGCTACCTGTACATCCTCCACCAGGGCGCCAACCCCGCCCGCGGCGTCAACCCGGCCATGATCACCTCCTTCCGCCCCGACCGGGTGGAGGAGATCCCCGGCGTCTACCGCTCCGCGCTCGGCGTCACCCGCAGCGCGGACGACACCCTGTTCGCCTCCATCCACGCCAGCGCCCGGGGCGGTACGGACGCCGCCTCCCTGGTACGCCGGGTCAGGGCCCGGGCCAATCTGCGCGGCCTGGCCAACTGGGTGGTGCTGGGCGACTTCAACCGCGCTCCCCGCACCCTGCCCGTCGGCGGCGCCACCGGCATCCCGGCGAACGCGCACATCTACGAAAGCGGCGGACCCACCCAGCTCAGCGGCGGCCGCCTCGACTACGCCGTCTCCAACGTCTACACGGAGAACTGGCAGGCCGCCAGGGGCAATCCCCACGGCAGCGACCACTGGCCGATCACCTTCTCCGCGCTGCGCGCCGGAGCCGGCCCGGCCCGCTTCACCTTCGGCGACAACGGCGGCAACGGCAGCGTCGTCGACGTCTACCAGGCACGGAGGACCAACGGCACGCATCTCATCCTCTACCACCCCGACGGCGGCACCAACCAGCAGTGGACCCTGCGCGCCACCGGCTTCCGGAACGAGTTCGACCGGATCGTCAGCGTGGCCAGCGGCAAGTGCGTGGACGTCGACAACGGCGCCGCGAGCAAGCAGGGCTCCCAGATGAACATCTGGACCTGCCACCGCAACGGCACCGGCAACGACACCCAGAACTTCGCCCTGGAGAACCCGCTGCCGCTCTTCCCGAACCTCACGACCATCGCCGACGAGGCGACCTCGTACCTGCTGAACGTGGCGGGCAACAGCAGCGCCGACGGCACCCCCGTCATCCAGTACGCCCAGCAGTACGGACCGCTGCCCTTCCCCGCGGACAACGAGGCCTTCTACCTCCACCCCGTGAGCTGA
- a CDS encoding zinc-dependent alcohol dehydrogenase family protein, translated as MALEAAPGGTLNGWAVGEPGPVSTRPLVPVRREVPVPGTGELLVEVEACGVCRTDLHLAEGDLPPHRPATIPGHEIVGRVIAAGDGVTRFGPGDRVGGAWLRGTCGVCRYCRAGHENLCPSSVYTGWDADGGFADITVLPAAYAYALPDTADPARLAPLLCAGIIGFRALRRSALPPGGRLGIYGFGASAHLAAQVALAEGATVHVLTRSARARELALSLGASSARDAYDAPPEPLDSAILFAPVGDLVPVGLAALDRGGTLAVAGIHLSDVPVLNYQRHLFQERDLRSVTSNTRQDGEEFLATAERIGIQVTVTPYPLDRADQALADLAADRVNGAAVLIPGGGRGRS; from the coding sequence ATGGCGCTCGAAGCGGCACCCGGCGGGACCCTGAACGGTTGGGCCGTCGGGGAACCCGGCCCGGTCAGCACACGGCCCCTGGTCCCCGTACGGCGGGAGGTCCCCGTCCCCGGGACGGGTGAGCTGCTGGTCGAGGTCGAGGCGTGCGGGGTGTGCCGTACCGATCTGCATCTGGCCGAGGGCGATCTGCCGCCGCACCGGCCCGCGACGATTCCCGGCCACGAGATCGTCGGCCGGGTGATCGCCGCGGGGGACGGGGTGACCCGCTTCGGGCCCGGTGACCGGGTGGGCGGCGCGTGGCTGCGCGGTACGTGCGGGGTCTGCCGCTACTGCCGCGCCGGACACGAGAACCTGTGCCCGTCGTCCGTGTACACCGGCTGGGACGCCGACGGCGGCTTCGCGGACATCACGGTGCTGCCGGCCGCCTACGCCTACGCGCTGCCGGACACCGCCGACCCGGCCCGGCTGGCGCCGCTGCTGTGCGCGGGCATCATCGGGTTCCGCGCCCTGCGCCGCAGCGCGCTGCCGCCCGGCGGCAGACTCGGCATCTACGGCTTCGGCGCGTCCGCCCATCTGGCCGCGCAGGTCGCGCTGGCCGAAGGGGCGACCGTCCATGTGCTGACGCGTTCGGCGCGGGCCCGCGAACTGGCCCTGTCGCTGGGGGCGTCCTCGGCGCGTGACGCGTACGACGCGCCGCCCGAGCCGCTGGACTCGGCGATCCTGTTCGCCCCGGTCGGTGACCTGGTACCGGTCGGGCTGGCGGCGCTCGACCGCGGCGGCACCCTCGCGGTGGCCGGAATCCATCTGTCGGACGTTCCCGTCCTGAACTACCAGCGCCATCTTTTCCAGGAGCGCGATCTGCGCAGCGTCACCTCCAACACCCGGCAGGACGGCGAGGAGTTCCTCGCGACCGCCGAGCGCATCGGCATCCAGGTCACCGTCACCCCGTATCCGCTCGACCGGGCGGATCAGGCGCTGGCCGACCTTGCCGCGGACCGGGTGAACGGCGCCGCCGTACTGATCCCCGGCGGCGGGCGCGGCCGCTCCTGA
- a CDS encoding helix-turn-helix domain-containing protein, which produces MNENADPAADPPEHGVLRHRVTEHRRRLGLSEAELATRSGMAPRYLRHLLDEEADFDPNGVHRVAAALQLTYEELLQGPADPPPGQTGAAPRPALAHLTVDECWAKLGTHGVGRVAVPAEPSPDVLPVNYGVDAGTIVYRTAPHGPAALDTGANVSFQVDRIDDRTRGGWSVLITGTAERIDDRSAVRRLAEEDVTEPWAGGDRPLWIRIRPRTTTGRQVESV; this is translated from the coding sequence GTGAACGAGAACGCCGATCCCGCGGCGGACCCGCCCGAGCACGGGGTCCTCCGGCACCGCGTCACCGAGCACCGCCGCCGACTGGGCCTGAGCGAGGCCGAGTTGGCCACCCGGTCGGGCATGGCGCCGCGCTATCTGCGGCATCTGCTGGACGAGGAGGCCGACTTCGACCCGAACGGGGTCCACCGTGTCGCCGCCGCCCTGCAACTGACCTACGAGGAACTGCTCCAGGGCCCCGCCGATCCGCCCCCGGGACAGACCGGCGCCGCACCCCGGCCGGCGCTCGCCCACCTCACCGTGGACGAGTGCTGGGCCAAACTGGGCACCCACGGCGTCGGCCGCGTCGCCGTACCCGCCGAGCCGTCCCCCGACGTGCTCCCCGTCAACTACGGGGTCGACGCGGGGACCATCGTCTACCGGACGGCGCCGCACGGTCCGGCCGCGCTGGACACCGGCGCGAACGTGTCCTTCCAGGTGGACCGGATCGACGACCGTACGCGGGGCGGCTGGAGCGTCCTCATCACCGGAACGGCCGAACGGATCGACGACCGGTCGGCGGTCCGGCGTCTCGCCGAGGAGGACGTCACCGAGCCGTGGGCCGGTGGCGACCGCCCGCTGTGGATCCGTATCCGGCCGCGGACCACCACCGGACGCCAGGTGGAGAGCGTGTGA
- a CDS encoding lytic polysaccharide monooxygenase, with the protein MNRSRTISLLAAVATLFSALGLIFLGQGTASAHGVAMSPGSRTYLCYKDAQTPNGALTPTNPACAAAIAATGTTPLYNWFAVLDSNAGGKNVGYVPDGTLCSAGNKSPYDFSAYSAARDDWPRTHLTSGATIELQYSNWAAHPGDFRVYFTKPGWSASSALKWADLDLVSTVTNPPQVGSPGTDGGHYYWNQALPSGRTGNALMFIQWVRSDSNENFFSCSDIAFDGGHGEVTGIRGGATTPPTTPPPTSNPPTTNPPTTPPTTPPTTPPTTKPPTTPPTTPPTTTPPANGACMVTYAVTNAWSGGFQGEVTVMNHGTKPSTKWTANWTLGTGTQITSLWNGTLSTGSGGAVSVANAAYNGTINPEGSTTFGFTANSTGNNFPIGSATCTIA; encoded by the coding sequence TTGAACAGAAGCAGAACGATCTCTTTACTGGCCGCTGTAGCGACGCTCTTCTCCGCGCTCGGCCTGATCTTCCTCGGCCAGGGCACGGCTTCGGCGCACGGCGTCGCGATGTCCCCGGGCTCGCGTACGTACCTGTGCTACAAGGACGCGCAAACCCCCAACGGTGCGCTCACTCCGACCAACCCGGCCTGTGCCGCCGCGATCGCCGCGACCGGCACGACGCCGCTGTACAACTGGTTCGCCGTGCTCGACTCCAACGCGGGCGGCAAGAACGTCGGCTACGTCCCCGACGGGACGCTGTGCAGCGCGGGCAACAAGTCGCCGTACGACTTCTCGGCCTACAGCGCCGCCCGTGACGACTGGCCGCGGACCCACCTGACGTCCGGTGCGACGATCGAGCTCCAGTACAGCAACTGGGCCGCCCACCCGGGTGACTTCCGGGTCTACTTCACCAAGCCCGGCTGGTCGGCCTCGTCCGCGCTCAAGTGGGCGGACCTGGACCTCGTCTCGACCGTCACCAACCCGCCCCAGGTGGGCTCCCCGGGCACGGACGGCGGGCACTACTACTGGAACCAGGCGCTGCCCTCGGGCCGTACGGGCAACGCCCTGATGTTCATCCAGTGGGTGCGCTCGGACAGCAACGAGAACTTCTTCTCCTGCTCCGACATCGCCTTCGACGGCGGTCACGGTGAGGTCACCGGCATCCGTGGCGGTGCGACGACTCCGCCCACCACGCCTCCCCCGACCTCGAACCCGCCGACCACCAACCCGCCCACCACGCCGCCGACCACGCCGCCGACGACTCCGCCCACCACGAAGCCGCCGACGACCCCGCCGACCACGCCGCCCACCACCACCCCTCCGGCCAACGGCGCCTGCATGGTCACCTACGCGGTCACCAACGCCTGGAGCGGCGGCTTCCAGGGTGAGGTCACGGTCATGAACCACGGCACCAAGCCCTCCACGAAGTGGACGGCGAACTGGACGCTGGGCACCGGCACACAGATCACCAGTCTGTGGAACGGCACCCTCAGCACCGGCTCGGGTGGCGCGGTGAGCGTCGCCAATGCCGCCTACAACGGCACGATCAACCCCGAAGGGTCCACCACCTTCGGCTTCACCGCCAACTCCACCGGGAACAACTTCCCGATCGGCTCGGCCACCTGCACCATCGCCTGA
- a CDS encoding argininosuccinate synthase-related protein, protein MRHAQLIRSFQQITAENLDVRRPVVTLFSGGLDSSYLLHRLGEAGFRDIHAVSIDLGEDETSEDKRLIAERLGARLHILDGRRTFAEDFLRPAIAAQAVYLDTHPVSSSLSRPLIARLALGLARELDASAVLHTANRSQNTLRRLNGGLALLGFTGWYGSPYDLDPVDREQKIRELKEVGLEQLGERVVSGDSNLWCREFESGVLDDPENHEIPEDMYRWSAVRNDCPRDTVEVGLTRGTPTSIDGADMPLQDLIAALNDRAGRYGIGRYTGLEHLDNGEKVLEIREMPAATLLLRTYRHVESATLGAETMREKMHLEQLWVREALEGRWFGELRHAVQSFMDTCSVRVDGSVRWSLREGAAETRAILADRPAYLRDREAWEKESIRIEGSAYGQV, encoded by the coding sequence ATGAGGCATGCCCAGCTCATTCGCTCGTTCCAGCAGATCACGGCCGAGAATCTGGACGTCCGCCGGCCGGTCGTCACTCTTTTCAGCGGCGGCCTCGACAGCAGTTATCTGCTGCACCGGCTCGGGGAGGCGGGATTCCGTGACATCCACGCGGTCAGTATCGACCTCGGAGAGGACGAGACCAGCGAGGACAAACGCCTGATCGCGGAGCGGCTCGGTGCTCGGCTGCACATCCTGGACGGCCGCCGAACCTTCGCCGAGGATTTCCTGCGCCCGGCCATCGCGGCCCAGGCCGTCTATCTGGACACCCACCCGGTCAGCTCCAGCCTCAGCCGCCCGCTGATCGCCCGGCTGGCCCTCGGCCTCGCCCGTGAGCTGGACGCCTCCGCCGTGCTCCACACGGCCAACCGGTCCCAGAACACACTGCGCCGGCTCAACGGCGGACTCGCGCTGCTCGGTTTCACCGGGTGGTACGGCAGCCCGTACGACCTCGATCCCGTCGACCGTGAGCAGAAGATCCGGGAGCTGAAGGAAGTCGGTCTCGAACAGCTCGGTGAACGCGTGGTGAGCGGCGATTCCAATCTGTGGTGCCGTGAATTCGAGTCCGGTGTCCTCGACGACCCGGAGAACCACGAGATTCCCGAGGACATGTACCGGTGGAGCGCCGTACGGAACGACTGCCCCCGGGACACCGTCGAAGTCGGCCTGACCCGGGGAACACCGACCTCGATCGACGGCGCCGACATGCCGTTGCAGGATCTGATAGCGGCGCTCAACGACCGGGCGGGCCGCTACGGAATCGGCCGCTACACCGGCCTTGAGCACCTGGACAACGGCGAAAAGGTGCTGGAGATCCGGGAGATGCCGGCCGCCACCCTGCTGCTGCGTACCTACCGGCACGTGGAGTCGGCGACACTCGGCGCCGAGACCATGCGGGAGAAGATGCACCTGGAGCAACTGTGGGTGCGCGAGGCCCTGGAGGGCCGCTGGTTCGGTGAACTCCGCCATGCCGTCCAGTCGTTCATGGACACCTGCTCCGTACGGGTCGACGGCTCGGTCCGCTGGTCGCTGCGGGAGGGCGCGGCGGAGACCAGGGCCATCCTGGCCGACCGCCCCGCCTATCTGCGGGACCGGGAGGCATGGGAGAAGGAGTCCATCCGTATCGAGGGCTCCGCCTACGGCCAGGTGTGA
- the egtA gene encoding ergothioneine biosynthesis glutamate--cysteine ligase EgtA encodes MPQRTTSAMLSPADTADCARYAREKCLSTGPPRLVGVELEWLVQDARDRTLPVDEERLSAALEAVSPSSGLPRGSALSREPGGQVELSSAAAPSLTRCVADVREDLRVLRDGLTAYGYTLAGHGIDPWRPPRRALLHLPRYQAMESLFDSFTPAGRFMMGASASVQVCVDAGTAQPGPAHHLRRWRLAHLLGPVLVAAFANSPMAAGRPTGWRSTRQAIWARLDPSRTLAVAAAGTDPRAGWARYALDAAVMCVRNADEGGAWSLLPGMTFRQWIEQGAQSPGGRPPTLDDFAYHLGTMFPPVRPQGYLELRMIDAQPGADGWVVPLAVTTALFEDVLATQAAEDAVGQLAVPEGPLAPRNALWLRAARYGLTDPRLHRAALTCFTAAGAALSRMGAPDLQAAVAEFTDTYVARARCPADDLLVTAAYG; translated from the coding sequence ATGCCCCAGCGCACGACTTCAGCCATGCTGTCACCGGCCGACACCGCGGACTGCGCCCGCTACGCGCGCGAGAAGTGCCTGAGCACCGGGCCGCCGCGACTCGTCGGCGTCGAACTGGAATGGCTCGTCCAGGACGCGCGCGACCGCACGCTTCCCGTGGACGAGGAACGTCTGAGCGCCGCGCTCGAAGCCGTCTCCCCCTCCTCGGGTCTGCCCCGCGGGTCCGCGCTGAGCCGCGAACCGGGCGGCCAGGTGGAGCTGAGCTCCGCTGCGGCCCCCTCGCTCACCCGGTGCGTCGCGGACGTCCGCGAGGATCTGCGGGTGCTGCGCGACGGGCTCACGGCGTACGGCTACACGCTCGCCGGACACGGCATCGACCCGTGGCGGCCGCCTCGGCGCGCCCTGCTGCATCTGCCGCGCTACCAGGCGATGGAGAGCCTTTTCGACTCCTTCACCCCGGCCGGCCGCTTCATGATGGGGGCCTCCGCGTCGGTCCAGGTCTGCGTGGACGCGGGCACCGCTCAGCCCGGACCCGCCCACCATCTGCGGCGCTGGCGGCTGGCGCATCTGCTGGGCCCGGTCCTGGTGGCGGCGTTCGCCAACTCGCCCATGGCCGCGGGGCGTCCCACCGGATGGCGGTCCACCCGGCAGGCCATCTGGGCGCGGCTGGACCCCTCCCGTACGCTCGCGGTCGCCGCCGCGGGCACGGACCCGCGGGCCGGGTGGGCGCGGTACGCGCTCGACGCCGCGGTGATGTGCGTACGGAACGCCGACGAGGGCGGAGCGTGGTCCCTGCTGCCGGGCATGACCTTCCGTCAGTGGATCGAGCAGGGCGCGCAGTCGCCCGGCGGCCGGCCGCCGACGCTGGACGACTTCGCCTACCACCTGGGCACGATGTTCCCGCCGGTACGCCCGCAGGGCTATCTGGAACTGCGGATGATCGACGCACAGCCCGGCGCGGACGGCTGGGTCGTACCGCTCGCGGTGACCACCGCGCTCTTCGAGGACGTGCTCGCCACCCAGGCCGCGGAGGACGCCGTCGGGCAGCTCGCCGTTCCTGAGGGGCCGCTCGCCCCGCGCAACGCGCTGTGGCTGCGCGCCGCCCGCTACGGCCTCACCGACCCTCGGCTGCACCGGGCCGCGCTGACCTGCTTCACCGCCGCCGGGGCCGCGCTGTCCCGGATGGGCGCCCCCGATCTCCAGGCGGCCGTGGCGGAGTTCACCGACACCTATGTGGCCCGCGCCCGGTGTCCCGCCGACGATCTGCTCGTCACGGCGGCGTACGGCTGA
- a CDS encoding nitrilase-related carbon-nitrogen hydrolase, giving the protein MSRVTAAVVQVGSYLFDTPRTLAKAHDVIADAARGGARIVVLPEAYLGGYPKGLTFGVTIGERTRPGREEFRRYFASAIDVPGPETDALAALAQDLGVHIVTGAVERSGGTLYCVALFFGPRSGLLAKHRKLMPTAAERIVWGQGDGSTMPVVDTGTGRLGAGICWENYMPLFRAAMYAKGVDIWCAPSVDHRDAWQVTMRHVALEGRCFVLCANQFLTRADLPPDVRPVQGEAPGTVLINGGSVIVSPLGNVLAGPLRDAEGVLTAELDLDELPRARFDFDASGHYSRPDVFGLLVDDRPRPGVRWSGPGPSGGEPGGESGGGS; this is encoded by the coding sequence ATGTCCCGTGTGACCGCTGCCGTCGTCCAGGTCGGCTCGTATCTCTTCGACACCCCGCGTACCCTCGCCAAGGCCCACGACGTGATCGCCGACGCCGCACGCGGCGGCGCGCGGATCGTCGTCCTGCCCGAGGCGTACCTCGGGGGGTATCCCAAGGGGCTCACCTTCGGGGTGACGATCGGTGAACGCACCCGGCCGGGCCGCGAGGAGTTCCGCCGCTACTTCGCGTCCGCGATCGACGTGCCCGGTCCGGAGACCGACGCCCTGGCCGCGCTGGCCCAGGATCTGGGCGTCCATATCGTCACGGGCGCGGTCGAGCGCTCCGGCGGCACCCTCTACTGCGTGGCGCTGTTCTTCGGCCCGCGCTCCGGACTGCTGGCGAAGCACCGCAAGCTGATGCCGACCGCCGCAGAGCGGATCGTCTGGGGCCAGGGCGACGGGTCCACCATGCCGGTGGTCGACACCGGCACGGGCCGCCTCGGCGCCGGGATCTGCTGGGAGAACTACATGCCGCTGTTCCGGGCGGCCATGTACGCCAAGGGTGTCGACATCTGGTGCGCCCCTTCGGTCGACCACCGCGACGCCTGGCAGGTGACGATGCGTCATGTCGCCCTGGAGGGGCGCTGCTTCGTGCTGTGCGCCAACCAGTTCCTGACCCGCGCCGATCTGCCGCCCGATGTCCGGCCGGTCCAGGGCGAGGCGCCCGGGACCGTGCTGATCAACGGCGGCAGCGTCATCGTCTCCCCGCTCGGCAATGTGCTGGCCGGACCGCTGCGCGACGCCGAGGGCGTCCTGACCGCCGAACTCGACCTCGACGAACTGCCCCGCGCCCGGTTCGACTTCGACGCCAGCGGCCACTACTCCCGGCCCGACGTCTTCGGTCTGCTCGTCGACGACCGGCCCAGGCCGGGTGTCCGGTGGTCCGGCCCGGGGCCGTCCGGCGGGGAGCCCGGTGGGGAGTCCGGTGGGGGTTCCTGA
- a CDS encoding helix-turn-helix transcriptional regulator gives MEQTVDRASLGAFLRARREALQPEDVGLRRGSRRRAPGLRREEVAELCDMSADYFARLERGNGPQPSQQMAAAIARGLRLTPDERDHLFLLCGHSAPRRQLRDEHVNPGLMRVLDRLRDTPAQVMGPLGETLLQTPPAVALLGEETHYTGDARSAPYRWFTDPAARERYFPDDHARAGRVHVAVLRAAATSEGPSSAAARLVASLLRRSTEFAALWDRQEVGVRWSDAKRFVHPQVGRIDLFCQNLRDPDQSQSLLIFTATPGTESHDKLALLNVLGAESFPTG, from the coding sequence ATGGAACAGACCGTGGACCGCGCGTCGCTGGGCGCCTTCCTGCGGGCCCGGCGGGAGGCGCTGCAACCGGAGGACGTGGGCCTGCGCCGCGGATCGCGCCGCCGCGCCCCCGGGCTGCGCCGGGAGGAAGTGGCCGAGCTGTGCGACATGTCGGCCGACTACTTCGCCCGTCTGGAACGCGGCAACGGGCCGCAGCCGTCGCAGCAGATGGCGGCCGCCATCGCCCGCGGACTGCGCCTGACCCCCGACGAGCGCGACCATCTGTTCCTGCTGTGCGGGCACAGCGCGCCGCGCCGGCAACTGCGCGACGAGCATGTCAACCCCGGCCTGATGCGCGTCCTGGACCGGCTGCGGGACACCCCGGCGCAGGTCATGGGCCCCCTCGGGGAGACACTGCTGCAGACGCCTCCCGCCGTGGCCCTGCTCGGCGAGGAGACCCACTACACCGGGGACGCCCGCAGCGCCCCCTACCGCTGGTTCACCGATCCGGCCGCCCGCGAGCGGTACTTCCCCGACGACCACGCCCGCGCCGGCCGGGTGCACGTCGCGGTCCTGCGGGCGGCGGCCACGAGCGAAGGGCCCAGCTCGGCGGCCGCGCGTCTCGTGGCGAGCCTGCTGCGCCGGAGTACGGAGTTCGCGGCGCTGTGGGACCGGCAGGAGGTCGGCGTGCGCTGGAGCGACGCCAAGCGGTTCGTCCACCCGCAGGTCGGGCGGATCGACCTCTTCTGCCAGAACCTGCGGGACCCCGACCAGTCGCAGTCCCTGCTCATCTTCACCGCGACACCCGGCACCGAGAGCCACGACAAGCTGGCGCTGCTGAACGTCCTCGGCGCGGAGAGCTTCCCCACCGGCTGA